The Moraxella osloensis genome contains a region encoding:
- the ribA gene encoding GTP cyclohydrolase II: MSYQFITQATLPTAHGLFDIHVFEDTDDTSRDALGNRKHEHVMLTVGLPTADKSKIPLVRIHSECLTGDAFSSLKCDCGPQLNATMQMIQAYAKNGGCGAILYLRQEGRGIGLTNKIRAYALQDQGHDTLDANLLLDLPADARTYEMCKPMLEHVGVDKVKLITNNPNKIDYLNDIGIEVVARVPLLVGVNPHNEAYLNTKKERMGHMIENGL; this comes from the coding sequence GTGTCGTATCAATTTATCACGCAAGCAACCTTACCAACAGCGCATGGGCTATTTGATATTCATGTGTTTGAAGATACGGACGACACGTCACGCGATGCGCTGGGCAATCGCAAACATGAACACGTCATGCTGACGGTTGGCTTGCCCACGGCCGATAAATCCAAAATCCCATTGGTACGCATTCATAGCGAATGTTTGACAGGGGATGCCTTTAGTTCGCTTAAATGCGACTGCGGCCCCCAGCTCAACGCCACCATGCAGATGATTCAAGCTTATGCTAAAAATGGCGGCTGCGGGGCGATTTTATATTTGCGCCAAGAAGGACGCGGGATTGGACTGACCAACAAAATCCGTGCCTATGCATTGCAAGACCAAGGACATGATACGCTTGATGCCAATTTGCTGCTCGATTTACCTGCCGATGCTCGTACCTATGAGATGTGCAAGCCGATGCTTGAGCATGTCGGTGTGGATAAGGTAAAGCTGATAACCAACAACCCCAACAAAATTGACTATCTCAATGATATTGGTATTGAGGTGGTAGCGCGCGTGCCGCTGTTGGTGGGTGTCAACCCCCACAATGAAGCCTATCTCAACACCAAAAAAGAGCGTATGGGGCATATGATTGAGAATGGATTATAA
- a CDS encoding sulfite exporter TauE/SafE family protein has product MMYLWFLLAGAFAGICAGLFGVGGGLIIVPVLMAIFKAYGYPSDVITHLAVGTSLATIVVTSISSMQSHNKRGGVRWDVWRNMSIGLVVGSFVGAYIADLLHGKVLAFLIAGMALFMGLKMLLAKKSEVVATTHLPSAPVQTGAGGLIGAASAIFGIGGGSFTVPFLSRFGLTMQQAVGTSAACGLPIAIAGALGFMFFGKDVQGLPAEAIGFVHITAFLCISVMSYLFAKVGAKLAHQLPANILKRMFGGLLLIVGAKMMLGALEINLW; this is encoded by the coding sequence ATGATGTATCTGTGGTTTTTGCTGGCCGGGGCATTTGCTGGCATTTGTGCCGGGCTATTTGGTGTCGGTGGCGGATTGATTATCGTACCCGTGCTGATGGCGATTTTTAAAGCTTATGGCTATCCAAGCGATGTTATTACCCATTTGGCGGTAGGGACATCGCTTGCCACGATTGTGGTGACATCGATAAGCTCCATGCAATCGCACAATAAGCGCGGTGGCGTGCGCTGGGATGTATGGCGTAATATGTCGATTGGCTTGGTGGTTGGTAGTTTTGTTGGTGCTTATATCGCAGATTTATTGCATGGCAAGGTCTTGGCGTTTTTGATTGCAGGCATGGCGCTGTTTATGGGGCTAAAAATGCTTTTGGCTAAAAAATCAGAAGTTGTCGCGACCACTCACTTGCCATCTGCGCCTGTGCAAACAGGGGCCGGGGGCTTGATTGGCGCAGCATCGGCGATTTTTGGTATTGGCGGTGGCAGTTTTACCGTGCCGTTTTTGAGCCGTTTTGGTTTGACCATGCAACAAGCGGTGGGTACGTCAGCAGCCTGCGGCTTACCGATAGCCATTGCAGGGGCGCTTGGGTTTATGTTTTTTGGCAAAGATGTACAGGGCTTGCCCGCTGAGGCGATTGGCTTTGTGCATATCACTGCGTTTTTATGTATTTCAGTGATGAGTTATCTATTTGCCAAGGTGGGGGCAAAATTGGCGCACCAATTGCCTGCCAATATCTTAAAGCGCATGTTTGGTGGTCTGCTGCTGATTGTGGGGGCAAAAATGATGCTGGGCGCGCTTGAGATTAATTTATGGTAA
- a CDS encoding DUF4062 domain-containing protein, with translation MSNHKKYQIFVSSTFTDLIAERQSAVEAILKAGHIPAGMELFTSSNKSQWEVIKRWINESDIYMLILGGRYGSMEPESGKSYTQLEYEYAQEIGKPLFAVVMNNEAKKELKATQIETENPEKLEEFRKTVLDFMSAFFTDTKDIKLAIHESLNDIIRDNQLVGWVRGNSQNENIAEELALLSEENRKLREENTKLKDDETKRLPKISIFINDNEQLEFSFDTSNFNYYEKQKPIQNVPSHLLNFVNQKEIDDYNHSLEKLDSDLITNVNFFLKKLFLIKNSRQKLSLSIRNIGNIKATSIIVKVKFPNTVEIFEDDNELEEEENFISKILEKSVPYLNRNLLDEAKEKYEKHFREAQMPLAKQMRNLTNQQEFFLSNGYEIPSSILPNFKSSNIEKVKDNELHIFINELIHEDSTEFKDLILVPLHEGEGNIEIYIHCAEYAKSVSLTMPIIISKLNISN, from the coding sequence ATGAGTAATCATAAAAAATATCAGATTTTTGTTAGTTCAACATTTACTGATTTGATTGCTGAAAGGCAATCTGCGGTTGAAGCCATTTTAAAGGCAGGTCACATTCCTGCTGGTATGGAATTATTCACATCATCAAATAAGAGCCAATGGGAAGTAATTAAAAGATGGATTAACGAATCAGATATTTATATGCTTATTTTGGGTGGAAGGTATGGTTCTATGGAGCCAGAATCAGGTAAAAGCTACACACAATTAGAATATGAATATGCACAAGAAATTGGCAAACCATTATTCGCAGTCGTTATGAATAACGAAGCGAAAAAAGAATTGAAAGCAACTCAAATCGAAACAGAAAATCCTGAAAAACTAGAAGAATTTAGAAAAACAGTCTTAGATTTCATGTCTGCTTTCTTTACTGATACTAAAGACATCAAACTAGCAATTCACGAGAGCTTGAATGATATCATTAGAGATAATCAATTAGTAGGTTGGGTGCGTGGAAATAGTCAAAATGAAAATATTGCTGAAGAATTGGCTTTACTTAGTGAAGAAAACAGGAAGTTAAGAGAAGAAAACACTAAACTAAAAGATGATGAGACTAAAAGATTACCTAAAATTTCTATTTTTATCAATGATAATGAACAATTAGAATTTTCATTTGACACTTCAAATTTTAATTATTATGAGAAACAAAAACCAATTCAAAATGTACCTAGCCATCTTCTGAATTTCGTAAATCAAAAGGAAATTGATGATTACAATCATAGCTTAGAAAAGCTTGATAGTGACTTAATTACTAACGTCAATTTCTTTCTAAAGAAATTATTTTTGATTAAAAACTCCCGCCAAAAACTAAGTTTAAGTATAAGAAATATTGGAAATATAAAAGCAACCAGCATAATAGTAAAAGTTAAGTTTCCCAATACTGTAGAGATATTTGAAGACGATAATGAACTGGAAGAAGAAGAAAATTTTATTAGTAAAATATTAGAAAAATCAGTTCCTTATTTGAATCGTAATTTGTTAGATGAAGCTAAAGAAAAATATGAAAAGCATTTCAGAGAGGCACAAATGCCTTTGGCGAAGCAAATGCGGAATTTAACTAATCAACAAGAATTTTTCCTATCTAATGGTTATGAAATTCCAAGTTCGATACTTCCCAATTTTAAAAGTAGCAATATCGAAAAGGTTAAAGATAATGAATTACATATTTTTATAAACGAATTAATTCATGAGGATAGTACAGAATTTAAGGATTTAATTTTAGTTCCATTACATGAAGGTGAAGGGAATATTGAAATTTATATACATTGTGCTGAATATGCCAAAAGCGTTAGTTTAACCATGCCCATAATCATTAGTAAATTAAATATTAGCAACTAA
- a CDS encoding biotin--[acetyl-CoA-carboxylase] ligase, whose amino-acid sequence MKNLKKFDGQSRLITTIIHYDHTKKSQKDFNHTHLASTHSTNSQLIEWIVLSYQAQSPTDHNRPHFSRPHLLTADTQSGGRGQHGRTWQSPLGNVYLSLYVPTQAYAWQQNLCLSYRLDGRLSLCVGYQLSQIPIIEHINQTRLAKHLPTIGVKWVNDVGFYQPQANLPDQFQKLSGILIEPVNVAGHMLGIVIGVGVNIAHAPVLTEQTQEGLNYQAVSLQDLTAQRLQPREFYQPVRDAITNAIGQFNQLQAAEASQQFIHDFAQKDLLKNKYLQIHNALSEQSITGIAAGIDAQGCLLIEQADGSIQTIWTGTIQVLDSAVSSLQANKHK is encoded by the coding sequence ATGAAAAATTTAAAAAAGTTTGATGGACAATCAAGATTAATAACCACAATAATTCACTACGACCATACTAAAAAAAGTCAAAAAGATTTTAATCATACCCATTTAGCCAGCACCCACTCAACCAACAGCCAGCTGATTGAGTGGATAGTGCTCAGTTATCAAGCACAGTCGCCCACCGACCATAACCGACCGCATTTTAGCCGCCCCCATTTACTCACTGCTGATACCCAATCAGGCGGACGTGGTCAACATGGCAGAACATGGCAATCACCGCTAGGCAATGTTTATTTATCGCTGTATGTGCCGACACAAGCCTATGCTTGGCAGCAAAATCTTTGCTTATCTTATCGATTAGATGGTCGCTTGTCATTGTGCGTGGGTTATCAGCTCAGTCAAATCCCTATCATAGAACACATCAACCAAACAAGACTGGCAAAGCATTTGCCAACCATTGGTGTCAAATGGGTGAACGATGTGGGTTTTTATCAACCACAAGCCAACCTACCTGACCAATTTCAAAAACTCTCGGGTATTTTGATAGAGCCAGTCAATGTCGCAGGTCACATGCTAGGCATCGTTATCGGTGTGGGGGTCAATATTGCCCATGCCCCTGTGCTGACCGAGCAAACCCAAGAAGGCTTAAACTACCAAGCGGTAAGCCTGCAAGATTTGACAGCGCAGCGCTTACAACCCCGTGAGTTTTATCAGCCCGTTCGCGATGCCATAACTAATGCGATTGGGCAATTTAATCAGCTGCAAGCGGCTGAAGCGAGCCAACAATTTATCCATGATTTTGCCCAAAAAGACCTATTAAAAAACAAGTATTTGCAAATTCATAACGCCTTATCTGAGCAATCAATCACAGGCATTGCAGCAGGTATCGATGCGCAAGGCTGTCTACTCATTGAGCAAGCAGATGGCAGCATACAAACGATTTGGACAGGCACCATTCAAGTTTTGGATTCAGCCGTTTCATCGTTGCAGGCAAATAAACACAAATAA